The genomic window TCTCGCGTTCATACAGAACGGCATCATACTTCTCTATTTTCTGCAGCAGATTCTCGACATTCTCGCGCCGTTCCATGGCGGCCCGGAATACATCATAATCCTTGAAATTAAAAACCGTTTGCACCATCGGTTCGAAAAAAACCATCGCCTGGGCGCCGATATAATTAAGCGGTCGGACCGATTCAAGAAACATTATCGCCGGGATCGCCATCCGCCACATGATGACTTTTTTTGCCACCTTCTCCAGAACCGCATCTTCTTCCGCGGGAATCGGCGGCTTGCTCTCATCGGGCGGGTCGACACTTCCTCTGAACAGCGACATCTTTATTCCTCTCCGCCTTCGGCGGACTTATCTTTATTCATCCGTTCTTTCACGAAGGCCATGACTTCATCCTTATTGAACCAAAATTTAATATAGATCCCCCGGAAATTCTCGAGCCGCGACGGCCTCACGAACGGCGACAGCAGGACCCCGTTCTTATCCACGTAGTACGAGCGATACTGCGACCATTTCTTCTGTAGACTCTGCGTGGTCGTTTTGACGAAGATGGCATCCTCGGTAAATTTGTACCGCGTCGGGAAAAAATATGACGTCAGCGACCCGAACAATATCAGAACCGCGAGAACGCCGAACCAGACCGATGATGTGGCATAATACACCAGACCGATCAGGACCAGCAGGAAAATCGTCACCAGAACCGTGACCCGGGGATTCTTTTTCGCCGGATGACAGACCCACTCCAGGGTTCTTCCCGAAACGGCCGGTTCCGACTTTCTGTCCGCCCGGGCATCCGCCCCGGCGTTCAAATCAAGCGAGAGCTGCTCTTTTTCTTTATCCGTCATAATGCCTATTTATCGAGCGATTCGGGCGTCCGATACCGCTCCTTTTTCACTTTACCCAGCATCTCCAGAAACTCTTTAGGATCGATAATCTTTTTCTCTATCAACAGCGTTACCAGCGCTTCCTGGGCCAGGTTGTTCGACAGGGCCAGTTCTTCATAGGTAATATCCCGCGCTTCGCCGTCAACAACCATCTTCAGGGCAATTTTTTTATCATCGGTCATGAAACTGCTCCGCTTATATTGTTAGCCGCCGCCATAATTTCTACGCGCGGCGGTGAATATAGTTTTTGATTATTTTGCCTGTTTCGCTTAATCATTTTTGCGGCGAATCGAGCTCTACCGGATGCGGCATTCCATCTTCGATCTTATATATCGGCAAAGCAATATTCTCGCGGTTGCTGCCAAAAGAAATCTTCCCTGAGGCCCCCAGGTAATTTTCCACCGCCGACAGGTAACTTGTTAATTCGGCATGCGTGTATATTCCCGAACTAAGGGCATTGCATATCAGGCTCATGGCGTCATACCCCAGCGCCTCCAGGCGCCCCGGCTGCCGTGCATAAAGCCGGTCAAAATCGGTCGCAAATTTCTGGGCCGCCGAGCTGTGCTCATCTTCGATCAATCCCGATGCAAAATAACACTTCTTGGTTACCGCCGCGCCAAGTGCATAAACCGTGCTGTTGCCCCAGCCGTCACCGCCGAGATAAATCGTATTCAGGTTATAGAAATTGATTTGAGGCAAAAGCTGCCTCAACTGACCGGCATCAGCCGGAATATAGATGCAGTCGATCCGCACCGGTACTTCTTCAGCCTCGATGGTATCACCGGCATCATTGATATAAGTGATCGAATCGAGCAGGGCCTTCAGCGCCAGCGATTTCAAATCCCGGATAAATGGGCCGAAATCGGTTTCACGGGCGCGGAAATATTCGATTCCGAGTATCGTCCCGCCAAGCTCCTTGAATCGGCCCGCAAAAGCTCTGGCCATTCTTAAATTCTCCGGAGTGGTCGGCGTAATAATCGCGGCCGTGTCGGCTTTCAGCCATTCCACCGCCAGATCGGCCATCCGTATGCCCTGCCAGTCAAGATTCGGCTGCAATTGAAAACTGCTCCCGGACAGCGCCGTCAATCCCCCCTGCGTAGCCGCAGGAATAATCAATGGCATATCGGCGCATGATAATACCGCCGAAGTCACTGCGGTCGCCTCGCTGGTCAGCGGTCCGATCGCCGCGGTAACGCCTTCATCGGCCATTCGCTTGACGATTCGAGCCGCCTCAATTGTCTCGCCGCGGGTGTCATAAATAACAGGATTCAACTGTCGTCCGGTTTGCTCGGCAAATTCCGCCGCCCGCATCTTGATACCGTCCAGAATCTGCTCGCCATATTTTTGCATATCGCCGGAAAGCGGCAACACGATCCCGATATCGGCCTGTCGTTTTAACAGCGTATTGGCCTGCTCAACCAGCGCGGCCGCCTCCGGGCCCGGACATGAAACCAAAAGAGTTCGAACCGACTGCAGACTGCCCTTTTTGATCAGTCCGCGGGCCGCCGCGGTCAACAGCCGGCACCTTTTGTCCCCCTGCAAATTTATATTTCTTATTTTTTCGACAAAGCCGGCCCGCCCGTATGGAATCGCTTTTTCGATTGAATTAAGAAGAATGCCGTCAAGGCGGCTGTCGGCGGAAAGCCGGTATGATTCTATATATCGATTAATGGCTTCATCGGGATGCGACAAACGGTACTGGATATTGCCAAGAAACAGATAGACATAAGGCAGGTAATCGGTCCCGGGATATTCACTTATCAATCGGCGAAAATCATACTGGCTCATCTCATAGCGGCCGCCGTAATAACCAGCTTTGCCTTTGAAAAATATGAATGATTCCCGGTCATGATGTTCGGGGTAGGAATTGACCAGTTCGGTAAACTGAGTATAGGCCGAGGCGTAATCCCCGTTTTCCAGTTGATCGAAAGCCCTTTTAAATAATACCCCAGCCTCATCGGCCTTCAACACTGCCGGCGACAGCAGCATTACAAGCAGAAGAAAAAGGGCGCTATATTTTAACGAGTTGCCTCTCACTACAGAGAATACTTGCCAAAATCTTCGGGATTAATTCTTTTCAACCGTTCGGCCAGCGATTCCGTATCCGTCTTCATATCCTCCGGAAAATTGGAAGCGCCGGCCTTAAACAGGGATTCTTCCGCATATATCGGGGCCTTGACCTTCAGGGCCAATGCAATCGAATCCGATGGTCTGGCATCAATCTCGTGCATGATTCCGTCGCACTTAAGCCAGATCCTTGCATAATAAGTCTGTTCTTTCAACTCCGTAATGGCGATTTTCTCGACTTTGGCTGACAGCACCGAAATAACCGTCTTGAGAATATCATGCGTCATCGGCCGTTTGGAATCCAGGTGGGACAGTTCCATGGCAATTGCCCATGCTTCGGCCTGACCGATCCAGATCGGCAGCTTTTGATCCGTTTCATCATTGGACAGAATCACCACAGGCGAATTGGTAATCAGATCCAGTGCCAGACCGTCAACCTTTACCGCTAATAATGCCATTACTTACGCCTTTCTTATCACCCATAATTTGACATTGGCAATAATGTCTTTTTCGACCTTAATGGGTATCGTATACACGCCGAGCGATTTAATCGGCTCTTCGAGTAAAATGGATCTCTTGTCGACAGTCATGCCTTCTGCGGTCAGAAGATCGACGATATTCTGTGATGTAACCGAACCGAAAATCTTATCCTCTTCACCAACCAGAACCTCGCTGGTCAGGGAGAGTTTCTCGAGGTGCAGTTTCACCTTTTCCGCCTCACGCAGTTTCTTGCGCTCCCGGAGATTACTCTGCTTTTCGATCTCACTTATCGCCTGCAGATTGCCTTTGGTTGCCGGTATTGCAAGATTCCTCGGAATCAGGTAATTACGGCCAAAACCGGTCTTTACTTCAACCGTCTGTCCGACCTTACCGACATCAGGAACATCTTGCCGAAGAATAACCTTCATAACTATATCCTTTCATACAATCAAATATACTCTAACCAATCATCCTTGCCCGGACTTTTCTAAAATCAAAATAGCTGTCGAACAGGCCGATCATCGCGGCCATGAGGAGTCCGGGAAGCTGCAAAAAAACAAACCCCAGATAGAACAACACTTTCAATAAAAGCGATAATCTTATTTTTTTAAGATAATATTCTATCACCGCAAAACCGAACAGGGCGTAGAAGAAGCCCAAAAACACCAATGCATTATCGGCGATTACTTTTATCGCGTCCGGCCCGATCAATCTTGCCAGAAGAAACAGACCTGCTATATATATATATAACTGCGGCATTTTCCAATACATGAAATTTCCCAGCCCGGCGTGGAATTTTTTCATCAGGTCCATCATAAGTTTCAAAATCAGCCACCCGATAAACAGCAGAGCCACGGCATGAAGCGCCATAAAGGCCGGCGCCAGGCGTTTTGCAAGCGCGAACAGGTTCCCGAAGCTGTCGGCCAGGTCGGCCTTTAAAACATCAGATGTATCCAGCGTTCCAACTATGCTGAGCATCCAGCCGCCAAAAGCATCAATCGACTCATAGAACGGTTCCCGTATCGAATAGAAAAACAACAGGGACAGAACAATGGCTGCCGACATGCCGGTAAAAAAGGCCCTTCGGGGTATAACTCCAAAAGCCATGGCGCGGCCGAAAACCGCTCCCGGGACTACCGCAATGCCCCAGAATGAAAGCATCCACGGTTTCATACCATGAACCGAAAGCAGTATTCCCAAAGAACCGACCAGTCCGATTGAAAGTAATATATCCATCTTGTTAATCGCCAAATATAAGGCTGCAAATACCGCCGCCAGACTTACCAGGTAGTTGACCACCGGAATAAACAGCGTCAACGGAAAAACAAACAGCAGAGGCAGACAACTGAATCCAAGAATCGGCGTTAAATCCTGCCTGTCCGGAAGCATGCAACCCCGCCGTTCCGCTTATCGATAAAATTCGCTGGTAAACGGCATTATTGCCAAATGTCTTGCTCTCTTGATCGCAATCGTCAGAACCCGCTGATGGCGCGCGCAGTTGCCCGATATGCGACGAGGAACTATTTTGCCCCTTTCGTTCGTAAAACGCTTTAACAGACGATCATCGTGATAATCAATGGTATTGATCTTGTCTTCACAGAAGCGGCAGATTCGCTTTCGTCTTCTGTCAAAGTCCGCCAATTTATTCTTCATTCTTTCCATTCTCATAAATATCTATCCTATCCAGACATGGTTATAAAAACCTTACAGCATCCTTATGGTCAACCTGATGATTACACCACAAATCATGCCGCAGTCTATCATAATGGTTATAGTACATCCTCATCCGGCCCCATATCTTCCGGTTCGGACTCTTCATCATCTTCCTTCTCCGGGACCACCTCATCCGGAATTTCCGCAGGCACAGGAGCGGCACTGGTAGTTCCCGAGGAAGCGGCATGATGGGCCGGTGCGAGCGCAGCCTCTTCACCCTGGTGAATCTCCGGATACTTCTGCTCCAGGGATCCTTCGAACTGAACCGTCAGATAGCGAATGTATGATTCTTCGATGCGGAAGAACCGGTCAAGTTCGGTAAGCAAATTGTTGCTGCCCTCAAAAATCATGCGGGTGTAATAACCCTGTGTGAATTTCCTGATAGGATAAGCCAGCCGACGAATACCCCAGCGGTCTTCATGAATAATCTTACCCTCGTAACGAGTGATTAATTCTGATACTGATTTGATCTGTCGATCGAAAGTGGCGTCGTCGGCCTGTGGACTTAAAATAAAGGTAGTCTCATAGATGCGCATTCAAATCCTCCCTATGGACGTTTACGTTTCAAACGGCTCCGGATTACTCTGTCTCGCTTTCTTCCGGAGCAGGGTCACTATTATAAATACCCATCGCCTCTTCCGGGCGGTGAGTTAACGAATATAATACGGCGTCGGCCCCTTTATCAAGCATTTTCTTTCTTTTTTCCAGTTGATCGCCGGAAAACCGCTCCAGAACATACTCAATAGAGCCGACATTTTCGGGAATCGGCCCGATTCCAAGCCGTAATCGCACAAAATCGCGGCTTTGAAGGTGGCCGATGATCGACTCCAGTCCGTTATGGCCGCCGTCAGAACCCTTTTTCCTGATCCTTACCTTACCCAGCGGGAGATTATAATCATCGACCACAACCAGAATTTCATCGAGATTCAGGCCGAAATCAGCCAACGCCTGGCTGACGGCGGCACCCGAATTGTTCATATAAGTCGTTGGCCAGACTAATCTTATTTTTCGGCCCTGATATTCCTTCTCGGCCCAGATATAAAGCGGCTTCTCCCTCCTGCGGCGAAGCCGCCAGCGGTCGAAAATTAAATTGAGAACGTCAAAACCGAGATTATGCCGCGTTTCGGCATATTTTTCCCCAATATTGCCCAGTCCGATAATCAGCGAAATCATGGTATTTTCTCCAAAAACAGTGTCCAAAATAGCAAAATGAGGTCGATTGTCAAGTAACCGTTTTATTCGAATATCCGGTCGGAATTGCCGGTATATTTAATGAAGAAAGCCCGGAATAACTCAAAGAGGTGACGGAAATGATTATTTTTGAACAAAAAGAAGATATTACACCGGTTTGCCCGCATTGCAAGAAAGAAATAGAGAAAGTCTGGTTTCGGGAACTGAAAGGCGATCTCGGCAAGCGCTGTCTGTATTTCTGTCCGAAATGCCGCGGCACTCTGGGTGTTTCACATCGCAAGGGACTCACCTTCGGCTGGTAAATGGCAACCGCCCGCAGCATGGGTCGTCTCATGGTTGAAAAATTGTTTTGCTGATCTGCTGATATTCATGTATTGATGCCATTTTGAAAATATCTTTATTTCGGGCAAATTAAATCATATCTTTGACCCATGCCTATCCACTATCCCAAAAGCGACTTTATCGATTTCTATATCTCGATGGTCCCCGACAAGGGCGATGCCTATGCCCTGTACGACAAAACCGAAGCCATCTTCTTCGGCTCGACCAGAGGCAGTATTCGGGAGGAACTCTACAAACACAAACGAGGGTTGTACGGAAGCTGCACCCGGACGGCCGTCTATTTCAATCACCAGCCGACGCTTTTCCCTGATTATAAATATCGCGAATTGATGCGTGAGTTCGAAAAGGAGCACGGCCGCAAACCGAGATGCATGGCCGAGTAAAATAACTTTATTGCTGTATAAAAATGACCGGGAGACCGGTATCAAGGGCGCCGTACAGGGCGGTGGCATCCTCTGAAGAAATCTTGACCTCGATTATCTCCGACCCAAGGTAGTTTTCCAAAAAGCTTCGTCCCGATTCGATTATATTACCCGTCTGTGAAATGGCCCGGCCCTCAAGATCGGTGGTGATTTTCATCTGTATCCCGCCGTCCCAGGTAACGGCCAGTTTTCCGACTTTGTACCGTTGAATCATCTCCGGCGGGGCATTGGTCGCCTCGGAGACAATATTGAGCACCGTGTCATTCAATTGAAGCAGTCCCTCATAGAGGTGCGCTCTCCGGACATAGTGCACCAGACCAAGAGTATCGGTATCCGCGCCGATCAGCTGGTCGATTTCTTCCAATTTCGAGAGAACCTCCATCGGAAAAGACCTGATAACCGCTCCCCGGAGTTTTAATGTCATCCGTGACCTCGGAAAATCGATTATCAAATAAGGGCTGTCCTGAGCGGCGAGCCGTTGTTCGGATTCAAGCAGCCGGAGCTTTAATTCAAGCGATTGGGGGCCCCCCCCGCTGCCGATATGGAGTATGCCATAAGTAACAATTACCAACAGGGCAACCGCCATGACCGAAGCACCGATTATGTAAAATCTCTTGGGCATATTTTAGTAAATATAGATTGGTGTTCCCACGGGCGATAGATCGTACAATCTTTTCAAATCTCCCGACCCAACCCGGACGCAGCCGTGCGTCACGCTGACGCCCAGCAGTCTTTCATATATCGTGCCATGGATAAAATAACCGTCGCCGAAACCGAGCGCGTACGCCCCAAGCATTTCCGGATCGAGCCGTTCCCCTTCGTTTTTGGGAATGGCCTCATTTTCCTCGATAAAGGCCCAGTCCGGCTTGCGCCACCAGGGATCGGTCAGTTTGGAATTGACGGCAAAGGCGCCGGCCGGTGTATCGAACTCCCAGTGTCTTCCCGAAATCGAGTCGATTAATTCCGCGCCGGAACCGGTCGAGCAGGAGGTCGCCAGGAGAACCGAATCCTTTGTCCGCAGGTAGAGCATATTGGCGTAACGGTCGATGACGATATAGGGACGGCGCGGCTGAAGTTTCGACAATTGCCGCTCGGTCTGTTTGATTTTGCCCTTAAGGTCCCCCTTATCGCCCGAACCGGACTCATCGCTTTCCAAACGGCTCAGTTCCATCCGCCTCGAAGCTGATTTCATTTTCACGATAACAACCGAAGCGGCCAGTCCGACCACCCAGATAATTATCAAATATAGAATAATTTTTTTCGGCCTCATTTTGTTCCATTGGAATGCCGGACTATTGTCACCGGCGTCCCCACTTTAACATACTTCTTTAAATCATCCATTTCGGCATTGGTGACCGCCACGCACCCATCGGTCCAGTCCCGGCCCTGTCCCCCGTCGCCGTGAATCTCAATCAATCCCCCGATTTTAGCATTATCAGAAATTCGGCCCTCGGCCTTATTTTTCGCAAACCTCTTTTTGTCGGTCTCATTGGGGAAATTGAGCAGAAAAGCTAAATAGTATTTGCTCCCGCGGTTGATCTTGGTGACATGATACATTCCTTCCGGCGTGGTTCCGTCATGCGCCGCCATCTTCTGGTAAGCCGAGTTATACCCCAGATCGCATTTATACGTTTTTTTGATTTTTCCACCATTCAGCAAATACAGTTCATGCGCCCCTTTATCGACTATAATGGCGTACGTTTTATTATCCTTCGAATACTTCGTGGTCTGACTCACCCAGCTCTTCCAGGTATCGCTTCCCTCGGCCGACTGCCGGCGATAACCGTGATACTTTTCTTTCAATTGATCGAGCAGCGTTCCGGCCATGGCAATATGTGTTTTCGCATCTTTTTCGGCGCCGCGATCCAGCAGATTTTCCGCCATCAGGCAATGCGTCCGGGCCTCGGTCCATAATTTCTCACCGTCGAGGAGCACCAGCGAAGCATCAAGGCTGTCTTTCCAGGCCGATAACCTGGCGCTTACATTCCGATAGCTGGTTCTGATCCGGCCCGACTCATCCTTTTTTCTTTCAATGGCCAGCTTCACCGCCAGAGCCGCCTTGGATGATGCGGCATCGAGCAGAGAATCGATATACGCAAACGATTGGAAATTGATCAGTTTGTCGTTTTCCCCCGCAATCGCTTTTTCCGCTTTTTCCAGAAGCTTCATCGCATCGGCATAAGCAACCGGCGCATAGGTAACCGCCCCGGCTGCCCGGGCTTTGGCGACAGCATCATATACTTTCGGCAATGACTCGGCAGGCGGCTTATGAATCATCTTAGCCCCAATGAAAAAAGCGGCCGCTGCCAGCAGGACAAACAGTGGAATTAAAATATACTTTACATATCGCCTTGCAGACTTCATAAAACCAATACCGGAACCAGGTACCCCCTAATATACAGGGACCGCCGAACGGCGGCCCCCTCAATTCATACGAACATAATGTAAGCAGTTCGAATTTCCAAAGAGGAAATTACTTCGTACCGACTTTGGCTTTGGCCGTTTCCATCTCTGTCTTAATCCGATTCAACTGGGACTGGACAGCCTCAAATTTGGCTTTGGCACTCAAATACTTGCCGGCTTCATGCTCGGCCAGAGCACCCTTGTAGGTCTGCTCGATGGTGGTCAGGTCACTCTTGATCAAAGCCAGATCGGCGCGCGTTCCCTTACCCTTGGGAGCGCCGGCAACCGCTTTGTTTACCGTGACAAACAGACTGTCGAGTTTCGCCACAAGAGCAAGATTTTCCATTCTGACCTGCTCTTTGGCCGATTTGGTATCGGTCAAGGCCTGTTCGGCCAGACGCTGGGCGGCCGCATACATTTCTTCCGATTTCCCATATTTGCGGAACAGCGAGAACTTTCCGTCCTGCGCCTGTTTCTCGGCCTTGGCTGCATTGAGCGTATCCAGGGCCATCATATAAGTTTCGGGAGCATATTGTTCGGCTTCACCAAGCGCGGCCTGCTGCATGGCATCATCGCTCGCTTTCATCTGCACTTCCGGGGCCTTGCTGCAACCGGCAACCCAGACGATGAGCGCAATCGCCAACAGTACTAGCGACACACGCTTCAACATAAATTCTTTCCTTTCAGCCGACAGATCCGTTCGGACCTGTTGTGTAAAAAAAAAGACATGCACCGGATCGGCTTTCCTGCACACATCTCAGCTACATTCAAAATTCCCTCAATTCTGAATGTAATATTTACTATCAAGACATTTTCTTTATATTCAGCTTGCCAAAATTATACTTTCGACTCCAATTAACAAGCCACCCATCCCCAAAGTTCCCTGATTTCAGCGCGGCCTAATGTATATTGCGAAAAAATAAAATGCAAGAGGAATCTGTGCTTTTTTCATCTTAATTCGCAATATCCCAGGAAAGTCGAAATTGGCTCCGTAAGGCATTGCATAACAGCACATTACAATGGCGGACAGAGCGCTTTTTCGACTTTTTTCTGAAAAAATCCTCTATATATAATCATTAACGTATAAAAAATGGTTTTGTTTGTCAGTTTTGGCTCAAAAAGTCCAACCTTCCGCTTTCGAAAGCCGTCAATGGCAGTTAAAGACTTTCCCAAACATATTTATCGTTTCACACTTAGACATTTTTGAGGCTGCCACACGGAAACCGGTCAAATTACCATCAAAATGATGCAGTCCCATAATTTCGGGAGGGCAAAATTTCCTTGTAATTTTCTTTCTATCTTTTGCTTACACGGAAT from candidate division Zixibacteria bacterium HGW-Zixibacteria-1 includes these protein-coding regions:
- a CDS encoding 50S ribosomal protein L9, which gives rise to MKVILRQDVPDVGKVGQTVEVKTGFGRNYLIPRNLAIPATKGNLQAISEIEKQSNLRERKKLREAEKVKLHLEKLSLTSEVLVGEEDKIFGSVTSQNIVDLLTAEGMTVDKRSILLEEPIKSLGVYTIPIKVEKDIIANVKLWVIRKA
- a CDS encoding L,D-transpeptidase codes for the protein MRPKKIILYLIIIWVVGLAASVVIVKMKSASRRMELSRLESDESGSGDKGDLKGKIKQTERQLSKLQPRRPYIVIDRYANMLYLRTKDSVLLATSCSTGSGAELIDSISGRHWEFDTPAGAFAVNSKLTDPWWRKPDWAFIEENEAIPKNEGERLDPEMLGAYALGFGDGYFIHGTIYERLLGVSVTHGCVRVGSGDLKRLYDLSPVGTPIYIY
- the rpsF gene encoding 30S ribosomal protein S6, which codes for MRIYETTFILSPQADDATFDRQIKSVSELITRYEGKIIHEDRWGIRRLAYPIRKFTQGYYTRMIFEGSNNLLTELDRFFRIEESYIRYLTVQFEGSLEQKYPEIHQGEEAALAPAHHAASSGTTSAAPVPAEIPDEVVPEKEDDEESEPEDMGPDEDVL
- a CDS encoding aminoacyl-tRNA hydrolase, with amino-acid sequence MISLIIGLGNIGEKYAETRHNLGFDVLNLIFDRWRLRRRREKPLYIWAEKEYQGRKIRLVWPTTYMNNSGAAVSQALADFGLNLDEILVVVDDYNLPLGKVRIRKKGSDGGHNGLESIIGHLQSRDFVRLRLGIGPIPENVGSIEYVLERFSGDQLEKRKKMLDKGADAVLYSLTHRPEEAMGIYNSDPAPEESETE
- the rpsR gene encoding 30S ribosomal protein S18, which gives rise to MERMKNKLADFDRRRKRICRFCEDKINTIDYHDDRLLKRFTNERGKIVPRRISGNCARHQRVLTIAIKRARHLAIMPFTSEFYR